CGGTGCCGCCCTCGCCCTCGGCTGGACCCTCGGCGAAATTCCGAGTGCCTCGGCAACGTCACCTCGCGCCGTCCGCACAATCGTTGTCGGCGGACCTGTTCTGGTCGCGTTCGGACTTGCGTTGACGGCTATGTTCCTCACCGATCAGGCCGGCGCCGGAGCAATCACGGCGTGGATTGTCGGATTGGTCATTGCCGGAGCGGGTGTCGGCATCGCCTGGCCACATCTGGCTGTCGGTGCAATGAACGCGGTTTCGGAACCAGGCGAAGGAGCAAAAGCCGCCGCGGCGATCAATACCGTCCAATTGATCGCCAACGCGTTCGGCGCCGCCCTCGCCGGAGTGCTGGTGAATCTCGGCGCACCCTCGACTCTGCGTTCCGCACAATTACTCCTGATCACATTTGCAGTCGCAGCCTGTATCGGTGTCGCGATCGCAGCGCGAGCCTTCCCGTCGTCTCGAGGAGATCAACCGTGACCGAATCTCATTCAGCACAGCCCGGCGACGGTTTCCCGAAAACCGGTGCGCCGGCAACGCGTGCTCTTCTTGCCGCCGGTTACACCGAGTTGTCGCAACTCGCATCGGTATCCGAATCGGAATTGGCGAAGCTCCACGGAATGGGCCCAAAAGCTCTTCGAATTCTGCGTGAGGCGCTCGCTGAACGAGGGTTGTCGTTCCGCGATTGAACAAGTCGTCACACGACGCTGGCACGCACCTGATTGCCACCCTCGCGCTTTGCTTGGTACATCGCCGAATCGGCCACTCTGAACAGCGCGGAAATGATGTCGTCCACGGTTTCGTCCACTTCTCGGGGCGCCGTACGAATCGCGATTCCGATACTCGAACTGATTGCCGGTACGTCATTGTCACCGCTCATCGATGTGGCGATCCGCGTCGACAATTTTGCAACCGAATTGAAGGGCGCCCGCTCGAGCACGACAAATTCGTCACCCCCGACTCGGGCGATCAAAGCCGACTGCGAGGTCCAGAGCCTGATTCGCAAACCGGTCCTGATAATTGTGTTGTCGCCGATATCGTGTCCGTGCCGATCATTGATCTCCTTGAATCGGTCGAGATCGATCACCACAACCAGAAGCGCATTGTATTCGTCTATCTGATCGCCGATGATGTCCGTCGCCCGGCGCGAAAGCCCTCGCCGATTGAGAAGCCCGGTCAGCGGATCGAATTCGGATGTTGATGCATCGGAACTGAGCATCGCCAGCATGATCTGTGAAACGACGGGAATCACATAAATCGTCGCGAGAGTGACACCGACCTTGGCGATTCCCAAACCTGGATCCGCGTTGTCTCCGAACAGCAGAGACCAGCCGGCCACAACCGTAACCACTGTGGCAAATACCAGGTGCCCGAGTTGCAACGCAGGGTTGTGGAAAAATGCGATGTAACCACCGATCGATGCAAAAACCACACAGCACAACAACCGAGCCAGCGGATCGACGTCAGAGAACGACGCCAACGCGATGGCAACATCGGAGCCGACAACAAAGGTGTAAGACCACAGCCGGGTCGGCGGAACCAGCCACCAGACGAGAGCGGCCACGAGGCAGGCTGCCACCACGAACAGGTTGACGGATCGCCAGAGCGAACCTTGCGGACCCGCAGGACTCCACCGCATGAGGGTAAGGATCAGCGCCATACCGAACGCAGTTCCGCCGACCAGAATCCGGCAGGCCGACACGAGGCCGCGGTCTTCGAGGTAACGCATGAAGCTCTGATACTGGTCGGGCAGACGCCACCACAGCGCAATCAGGTCGATCAAGGACCTCACGATGGAGTGTCAATCATTCGAGGGCAAATCTCTCGTTTCCCCCATCGTGGCGCGCACTTGCCTGATTTCCCGGAAAATTCGGCCATAGCGTGCAGCATAACTACAACGGACGGTCCGACCAACCTGTTCACGTAACGTAGCAACCAGGGATATCGCCTGGTCAGGCAACTATTCAGCTATGACCTGTCCCGAATCGGACAATAAGGCAGTCGCTGCAGAACCGTGGATGAATTGCCGTCCGGTGACGATTAATCCCGAACTCGCATCCCGCGGTCCTTCTGGTTGGATGAATACCGGAAGTCGACGCACCTAAGGGGTAGCAACAGTGGTTTCAGATCCCATCTCGGGTTTGCAGGCGGAACTCGCCGATATGTGGCAGCGCGGACGTGCGCGCGCCCGTAAATACGCGCGCGCGATCCACCCCAAACTCGATCCGGCGCTCTACTCCGTCCTGGTTCTACTGAACCGTTCGAACGCGGTTCGGATGTCGGATCTCATCGCTGCACTTGATATCGAGAAGTCGACCTTGACCAGACAAATCGATTCGGCTGAGCGCCTGGGACTGGTGCAGCGGATCCCCGACCCCGATGACGCCCGGGCAAAGTTGGTTGCCCTGACACCCGAGGCCCGCGAACGTGTGACCACTGTCCAGAATCGCCAGACCGACGAATGGCGCGCACGACTGGCGACGTGGGACCCCGAGGACGTCATCGCATTGACTTCACTTCTCCACCGACTGGGCAGCATGGAAAACTAACAGCAAAACCGTTGCGTTCTACAACCAACTTAGCCTAATGTTGCATGTGTCAACTAACTAAGTGGGGTCGCCGTGGTCACGCATGAAGATGTCGGATCGATCCGTCTGCAGGAGGCCTCCACCGCTCCGATGACGCACAGGCAGAAGATCGAAGCGCTTGTCGGACTTCTCCTCGGAATGTTTGTCGCATTCCTATCCTCGACCATCGTCTCGAATGCCCTGCCGACCATCATCACCGAACTACACGGAACCCAGGATCAATACACCTGGGTCGTGACGGCGACTCTTCTGGCTTCCACCGCGACAACACCGATCTGGGGCAAGTTTTCGGATCTCGTGAGCAAGAAACTGCTGGTTCAGCTCTCCATCCTGATCTTCACCCTCGGATCCATCCTCGCGGGACTCTCTCAATCCGTCGGCATATTGATTACCTTTCGAGTAGTCCAAGGTCTGGGACTCGGAGGCTTGCAAGCTCTTGTCATCATCGTGATCGCAGCCATGTTCAGCCCTCGTGAACGCGGCCGATACCAGGGCCCGATCGCAGCCGTCATGTCGATTGCCACCATCGCCGGTCCACTCATCGGCGGAGTCATCGTGGACACCAGTTGGCTGGGCTGGCGCTGGACCTTCTTCGTCTGCGTCCCACTGGCTGTAATCGCACTGACAGTCGTGCAGCGCACGCTCAATCTTCCCGTCGTACGCAGAAAGGTCAAGATCGACTACGCCGGCGCGACGCTGATCGCGGGCGGCGTAAGCACACTCCTCATCTGGGTGACTCTGGCGGGCAAGAACTTCGAGTGGGCCTCCGGGATGTCGTTCTTTCTCTGCGGCCTCGGAATCGTGCTTCTCGCCTTGGCAGTCTGGGTCGAGAGCGTAGTGGAGGAACCCATCATTCCCCTGCGGCTTTTCCGTGACCGCACCACCTCGCTCGCAACCTTCGCAAGCATCACCGTCGGTGTTGCGATCTTCGGCGGCGCGGTATTCCTCGGACAGTACTTTCAAATCGCACGTGGTTACTCACCCACCGTCGCAGGGTTTCTGACACTTCCGATGGTGATCGGATCCACC
The nucleotide sequence above comes from Rhodococcus sp. KBS0724. Encoded proteins:
- a CDS encoding MarR family winged helix-turn-helix transcriptional regulator, which encodes MVSDPISGLQAELADMWQRGRARARKYARAIHPKLDPALYSVLVLLNRSNAVRMSDLIAALDIEKSTLTRQIDSAERLGLVQRIPDPDDARAKLVALTPEARERVTTVQNRQTDEWRARLATWDPEDVIALTSLLHRLGSMEN
- a CDS encoding diguanylate cyclase, whose product is MRSLIDLIALWWRLPDQYQSFMRYLEDRGLVSACRILVGGTAFGMALILTLMRWSPAGPQGSLWRSVNLFVVAACLVAALVWWLVPPTRLWSYTFVVGSDVAIALASFSDVDPLARLLCCVVFASIGGYIAFFHNPALQLGHLVFATVVTVVAGWSLLFGDNADPGLGIAKVGVTLATIYVIPVVSQIMLAMLSSDASTSEFDPLTGLLNRRGLSRRATDIIGDQIDEYNALLVVVIDLDRFKEINDRHGHDIGDNTIIRTGLRIRLWTSQSALIARVGGDEFVVLERAPFNSVAKLSTRIATSMSGDNDVPAISSSIGIAIRTAPREVDETVDDIISALFRVADSAMYQAKREGGNQVRASVV
- a CDS encoding MFS transporter — its product is MTHRQKIEALVGLLLGMFVAFLSSTIVSNALPTIITELHGTQDQYTWVVTATLLASTATTPIWGKFSDLVSKKLLVQLSILIFTLGSILAGLSQSVGILITFRVVQGLGLGGLQALVIIVIAAMFSPRERGRYQGPIAAVMSIATIAGPLIGGVIVDTSWLGWRWTFFVCVPLAVIALTVVQRTLNLPVVRRKVKIDYAGATLIAGGVSTLLIWVTLAGKNFEWASGMSFFLCGLGIVLLALAVWVESVVEEPIIPLRLFRDRTTSLATFASITVGVAIFGGAVFLGQYFQIARGYSPTVAGFLTLPMVIGSTLSSSISGSLITKFGRWKIFLVAGASSMTLGFFLLATIDHATPVVRIGVFLFIAGTGMGMVMQNLVLAVQNTVDASDLGAASSTITFFRSLGGAAGVSILGAVLSTHVAHLTAQGLSAIGIDPTGGAGLSNLNELPEALADVVRISYGDATARLFLIAGILGLLSLVAVAFIKERALRTQSGDEQLLAEAELVKLQQ
- a CDS encoding DNA-binding protein, whose translation is MTESHSAQPGDGFPKTGAPATRALLAAGYTELSQLASVSESELAKLHGMGPKALRILREALAERGLSFRD